A region from the Halobellus litoreus genome encodes:
- the deoC gene encoding deoxyribose-phosphate aldolase — protein sequence MNRTEFAARIDHTVLGPTTTIDAVETVLDEAETYGMNACIPPCYVAEAVAYAPDVTLATVVGFPHGQHSTAAKHGEAVDAWQSGADEVDMVLNVGRLQAGDDDAVAADIAEVVAAVPIPVKVIIETALLSDAEKHRACEAAAEAGADFVKTSTGFADGGATVADVELMAEYLPVKASGGIGSYEEATAMLDAGAERIGASSGVEIVEGHPDESD from the coding sequence ATGAACAGGACAGAGTTCGCCGCGCGCATCGACCACACGGTCCTGGGGCCGACGACGACGATCGACGCCGTCGAGACGGTCCTCGACGAGGCGGAGACCTACGGGATGAACGCCTGTATCCCGCCGTGTTACGTGGCCGAAGCAGTCGCGTACGCCCCCGACGTCACCCTGGCGACGGTCGTCGGATTCCCGCACGGCCAGCACTCGACGGCGGCGAAACACGGCGAGGCCGTCGACGCCTGGCAGTCCGGCGCTGACGAGGTGGATATGGTCCTCAACGTCGGGCGCCTGCAGGCCGGCGACGACGACGCGGTCGCCGCCGATATCGCCGAAGTGGTCGCCGCGGTCCCGATCCCGGTGAAGGTCATCATCGAGACGGCGCTGCTGAGCGACGCCGAGAAGCACCGCGCCTGTGAGGCGGCCGCCGAAGCCGGGGCCGACTTCGTGAAGACGTCGACGGGGTTCGCCGACGGCGGCGCGACTGTCGCCGACGTCGAACTGATGGCGGAGTACCTGCCGGTCAAGGCCAGCGGCGGTATCGGCTCCTACGAGGAGGCGACGGCGATGCTCGACGCGGGCGCAGAACGGATCGGGGCGTCATCCGGGGTGGAGATCGTCGAAGGACACCCGGACGAGAGCGACTGA
- a CDS encoding DUF5786 family protein codes for MGFGSYDESEQQEQTADEDDDTEAVNVHEHDHDGDVNVESDVDTDALVDRLGEMREE; via the coding sequence ATGGGCTTCGGAAGCTACGACGAATCCGAGCAGCAAGAGCAGACCGCCGACGAGGACGACGACACCGAAGCGGTCAACGTCCACGAACACGACCACGACGGCGACGTCAACGTCGAGTCCGACGTCGACACCGACGCCCTCGTCGACCGACTCGGCGAGATGCGAGAGGAGTAA
- a CDS encoding PAS domain-containing response regulator, with product MSVREGTSLDRFDIVDRGATITVLHVDDDAALVDLAATFLERESDSIRVLTETSVEDGRATLRDHEIDCIVSDYDMPGENGLEFLETVRQARPKLPFVLFTGKGSEEIASEAISAGVTEYLQKESGTDQYTVLANRIEQAVKRRRAEEEVYRGFQAMESAQEGIGIIGADGTYRYVNRSYADIYDRDVTELVGEHWETLYPDAEAERFHDKILPTLERRGTWVGESVGVTKGGERVPESLALTQMDDGGHVCVVRDISERKARERELRREQQFLYTTLEALGDLFYAFDEELNLLRWNDRIEAVTGYSAAELDGRSPREVFGDDAARVASAIDTAVSERRRVSVEAELSRENGDSVEYEFTGAPVEDGGELLGVCGVGRSAATEES from the coding sequence ATGAGCGTGAGAGAGGGGACCTCACTGGATCGGTTCGACATCGTCGACCGGGGGGCGACGATCACGGTCCTGCACGTCGACGACGACGCGGCCCTCGTCGACCTGGCCGCGACGTTCTTAGAACGCGAGTCGGACTCGATTCGCGTGCTGACCGAGACGAGCGTCGAAGACGGGCGGGCGACCCTGCGCGACCACGAGATCGACTGCATCGTCAGCGACTACGATATGCCCGGCGAGAACGGACTGGAGTTCCTCGAAACTGTCCGGCAGGCGCGCCCGAAACTGCCGTTCGTCCTCTTCACCGGGAAGGGGTCCGAGGAGATCGCGAGCGAGGCGATCTCGGCAGGCGTCACCGAGTACCTCCAGAAGGAGAGCGGGACGGATCAGTACACCGTGCTCGCGAACCGAATCGAGCAGGCGGTCAAGCGCCGGCGGGCAGAGGAAGAGGTCTACCGGGGCTTTCAGGCGATGGAATCCGCACAGGAGGGAATCGGAATCATCGGCGCGGACGGCACCTACCGGTACGTGAATCGGTCCTACGCGGATATCTACGACAGGGACGTGACAGAGCTCGTCGGCGAGCACTGGGAGACGCTCTACCCCGACGCGGAGGCCGAACGGTTCCACGACAAGATTCTGCCGACGCTGGAACGCCGCGGGACCTGGGTCGGCGAGTCGGTCGGCGTCACGAAGGGCGGCGAACGGGTCCCGGAGTCGCTCGCGCTCACGCAGATGGACGACGGCGGTCACGTCTGCGTCGTCCGCGACATCTCCGAGCGGAAGGCCCGCGAGCGCGAACTCCGCCGCGAACAGCAGTTCCTGTACACGACCCTGGAGGCGCTCGGCGACCTGTTCTACGCCTTCGACGAGGAGCTGAACTTGCTGCGCTGGAACGACCGCATCGAGGCGGTGACCGGCTACTCCGCCGCCGAACTCGACGGCCGCTCGCCGCGAGAGGTGTTCGGCGACGACGCGGCGCGCGTGGCGTCGGCCATCGACACCGCCGTCTCCGAGCGCCGTCGCGTGAGTGTCGAGGCCGAACTCAGCCGGGAAAACGGCGATTCCGTCGAGTACGAGTTCACCGGCGCGCCGGTCGAAGACGGCGGTGAACTGCTCGGCGTCTGTGGAGTCGGGCGGAGCGCGGCGACCGAGGAGTCCTGA
- a CDS encoding PAS domain-containing sensor histidine kinase, with translation MSVESKKRILGGGALSTLGTLLTTVTLFDIYEDVAVQGDPLFLTVAENSLPLLLNLGLVAAGLILVRNDDLRTEFVTRSTKWSVLGAVSIFGITGWVYYFQVAQGRIKPHIMFSHVVSMGAVAGLAIGLYDGQRREREEQLATERDKILALFENSSDCIAEIEFVGDRPLIRDVNPAFCEVFGYDAEAIRGACIDEVIVPGGDEEMAGAISDRAHRGEQFEVEGVTRLTADGDARVFRLQTIPLDAASWNADGYAVYTDITAEHRYEERMTALHEATRELMTIGSTEGIATATVEAAEEILSLDFTGIHLYDADEEALYPAAHTEQIDDLIGEPPTLRPGEAIAWEVFESGTPRYVGDLNAEAAAYNEDSPLASELLVPLNGFGVLLVGARTPYAFDESDFSLAKILAANVEAAMERAEREERLQRQNERLETFTSIVSHDLRNPLSVANGYLELAREGDDEALDRVEEALDRMDELIGSLLELAREGESVDEVRPVDLASVARSAWSNTATADATLRIDAGGEIEADSDRLQQLFENLFTNAVEHVGSDVTVRVRSTEYGFAVEDDGPGIPEEEREDVLAHGYTTESDGTGFGLAIANEIAGGHGWRMAIESGRSGGAKFVFETET, from the coding sequence ATGAGTGTCGAATCGAAGAAGCGGATCCTCGGCGGCGGTGCGCTCTCGACGCTCGGCACGTTGCTCACCACCGTCACGTTATTTGATATCTACGAGGACGTCGCGGTGCAGGGCGACCCGCTGTTTCTCACCGTCGCGGAAAACTCGCTGCCGCTGCTTCTCAACCTCGGACTCGTCGCCGCGGGCCTGATTCTCGTCCGCAACGACGACCTGCGGACGGAGTTCGTCACGCGCTCGACGAAGTGGAGCGTGCTCGGGGCGGTTTCGATTTTCGGGATCACCGGCTGGGTGTACTACTTCCAGGTCGCGCAGGGTCGGATCAAACCGCACATTATGTTCAGCCACGTCGTCTCGATGGGCGCCGTTGCGGGGCTGGCGATCGGCCTCTACGACGGGCAGCGTCGCGAGCGCGAGGAGCAACTGGCGACCGAGCGGGACAAGATCCTGGCCCTGTTCGAGAACAGTTCAGACTGTATCGCCGAGATCGAGTTCGTCGGCGACCGTCCGCTCATCCGCGACGTCAACCCCGCCTTCTGTGAGGTGTTCGGATACGACGCCGAGGCCATCCGGGGTGCGTGCATCGACGAGGTCATCGTCCCCGGCGGCGACGAGGAGATGGCGGGCGCGATCAGCGACCGCGCGCACCGGGGCGAGCAGTTCGAGGTCGAAGGCGTGACCCGCCTGACGGCCGACGGTGACGCCCGCGTGTTCCGGTTGCAGACGATACCGCTCGACGCCGCGTCCTGGAACGCCGACGGGTACGCCGTCTACACTGATATCACCGCCGAGCACCGCTACGAGGAGCGGATGACCGCGCTCCACGAGGCGACGCGGGAACTGATGACGATCGGTTCGACCGAAGGCATCGCGACGGCGACCGTCGAAGCGGCCGAGGAGATTCTCAGTCTCGACTTCACCGGCATCCACCTCTACGACGCGGACGAGGAGGCGCTGTATCCGGCCGCTCACACCGAACAGATCGACGACCTCATCGGCGAACCGCCGACGCTTCGGCCGGGCGAAGCCATCGCGTGGGAGGTCTTCGAGAGCGGGACGCCCCGCTACGTCGGCGATCTGAACGCCGAAGCGGCGGCGTACAACGAGGACTCGCCGCTCGCGAGCGAGTTGCTCGTCCCGCTGAACGGGTTCGGCGTGCTGCTGGTCGGGGCGCGGACTCCCTACGCGTTCGACGAGTCCGACTTCTCGCTCGCGAAGATCCTGGCCGCCAACGTCGAAGCCGCGATGGAGCGCGCCGAACGCGAGGAACGACTCCAGCGGCAAAACGAGCGGCTCGAGACGTTCACGAGCATCGTCTCCCACGACCTCCGGAACCCGCTGAGCGTCGCGAACGGCTACCTCGAACTCGCCCGCGAGGGCGACGACGAGGCACTCGACCGGGTCGAGGAGGCGCTCGACAGGATGGACGAGTTGATCGGGAGCCTCCTGGAACTCGCTCGCGAGGGCGAGTCGGTCGACGAGGTCCGCCCCGTCGATCTGGCGTCGGTCGCGCGCAGCGCGTGGTCGAATACGGCGACGGCCGACGCCACGCTCCGGATCGACGCCGGCGGCGAGATCGAGGCCGATTCGGACAGGCTGCAGCAACTGTTCGAGAACCTCTTTACGAACGCGGTCGAGCACGTGGGCAGCGACGTCACCGTTCGCGTGCGGTCGACCGAGTACGGGTTCGCCGTCGAAGACGACGGCCCCGGAATCCCCGAGGAGGAGCGGGAAGACGTCCTCGCGCACGGCTACACCACCGAGTCGGACGGGACCGGCTTCGGTCTCGCGATCGCCAACGAGATCGCCGGCGGACACGGGTGGCGGATGGCGATCGAGTCGGGTCGATCCGGCGGCGCGAAGTTCGTCTTCGAGACCGAAACGTGA
- a CDS encoding FAD-dependent oxidoreductase has translation MSGKYDLVIVGGGISGASLLYTTAKFTDIDSIALIEKESEIAAINSHHTNNSQTLHFGDIETNYTLEKAEGVKTGAELLAGYLENHDPDREMHAKRSKMVLGVGDEEVEKLERRYHEEGFGDLYPKLEPIGREEIGEIEPNVVEGRDPDVEMLALQTPDGYVVDYGETAKSFVENAREESNVDVFTGTEVEDVTKNTEGYTLTTGRGPFDCDVAVVAAGSHSLQIAKELGYGEDMVLLPVAGSFFLADDLLNGKVYTLQMKKLPFAAVHGDADVHDGSITRFGPTAKLVPALERGRVSTVGDFLDVFGLNAASFLSYANILADRILLPYVLTNLLYDVPELGTRAFLPEVQKVVPNVDLDDIERAKGYGGVRPQIVDTSEKSLDMGEAKIVGDDIVFNITPSPGASTSLKNAMRDTETILEFFDEEYEFDEDAFRADTIENFPRGA, from the coding sequence ATGTCTGGAAAGTACGATCTCGTTATCGTCGGCGGCGGCATCAGCGGGGCATCGCTTCTGTATACCACTGCGAAGTTCACGGACATCGACTCGATCGCGCTGATCGAGAAGGAGTCAGAGATCGCGGCGATCAACTCACACCACACGAACAACTCCCAGACGCTCCACTTCGGGGACATCGAGACCAACTACACCTTGGAGAAGGCCGAGGGCGTCAAGACCGGCGCCGAACTGCTCGCGGGCTATCTGGAGAACCACGACCCCGACCGCGAGATGCACGCCAAGCGCAGCAAGATGGTGCTCGGCGTCGGCGACGAGGAGGTCGAGAAACTCGAACGCCGATACCACGAGGAGGGCTTCGGCGACCTGTATCCGAAACTCGAACCCATCGGCCGCGAGGAGATCGGCGAGATCGAACCGAACGTCGTCGAGGGTCGCGACCCCGATGTCGAGATGCTCGCGCTACAGACCCCCGACGGGTACGTCGTCGACTACGGCGAGACGGCGAAGTCGTTCGTCGAGAACGCGCGCGAGGAGTCGAACGTCGACGTGTTCACCGGCACGGAGGTCGAAGACGTCACGAAGAACACCGAGGGGTACACGCTCACGACGGGGCGGGGGCCTTTCGACTGCGACGTCGCCGTCGTCGCCGCCGGATCTCACAGCCTCCAGATCGCGAAGGAACTCGGCTACGGCGAGGATATGGTGCTGCTGCCCGTGGCTGGGAGTTTCTTCCTCGCCGACGACCTCCTGAACGGCAAGGTCTACACGCTGCAGATGAAGAAACTCCCCTTCGCGGCAGTCCACGGCGACGCCGACGTCCACGACGGGAGCATCACTCGCTTCGGGCCGACCGCGAAACTCGTCCCGGCGCTGGAGCGCGGCCGCGTCTCGACGGTCGGCGACTTCCTCGACGTGTTCGGCCTGAACGCCGCGTCGTTCCTCAGTTACGCCAACATCCTCGCCGACCGGATTCTCCTCCCGTACGTGCTCACCAACCTCCTCTACGACGTCCCCGAACTCGGCACGCGGGCGTTCCTCCCGGAGGTCCAGAAGGTCGTCCCGAATGTCGATCTCGACGACATCGAACGCGCGAAGGGCTACGGCGGCGTCCGCCCGCAGATCGTCGACACGAGCGAGAAGTCCCTCGATATGGGCGAGGCGAAGATCGTCGGCGACGACATCGTCTTCAACATCACGCCCTCGCCGGGGGCGTCGACCAGTCTGAAGAACGCGATGCGCGACACGGAGACGATCCTGGAGTTCTTCGACGAGGAGTACGAGTTCGACGAGGACGCCTTCCGCGCGGACACGATCGAGAACTTCCCGCGCGGGGCGTGA
- a CDS encoding cold-shock protein codes for MANGTVDFFNDTGGYGFIETEDADEDVFFHMEDVGGEDLTEGTEIEFEIEQAPKGPRATNVVRV; via the coding sequence ATGGCAAACGGTACGGTTGATTTCTTCAACGACACAGGCGGCTACGGTTTCATCGAGACAGAGGACGCAGACGAGGACGTGTTCTTCCACATGGAAGACGTCGGCGGCGAGGACCTCACCGAGGGAACGGAGATCGAATTCGAGATCGAACAGGCCCCCAAGGGCCCCCGCGCGACGAACGTCGTCCGCGTCTAA